The genomic window AGCCTTAACACAGGCACCACATCCTATACATCTTTCTGGATGATATTCCATTCTTGCTTGCCCAATAACTCCAAAATCTTGAAAATGTCCTTTAGCACAATCATTTGGACAACCTGCAACTGAAACCTTTATATGATAATGTGATGGGAAAATTAGATTTTCTATTTTAGTAGCTAGTTCCTTTGTATTTATGTTAGCCTTAATACAATGAGTATTTCCTATGCAGTCCATTATATTTCTTGCTCCTATTGTTGGATATCCATTTTTATCAACTTCCATATTACAATTACAGTCTTCTACTTCAACTTCTCTTAAATATCTTCTATAAACTCGTTGACTTCCGGAATATTTTCATACTTTATACTTGGTATATCAAATGTTTGTCTCATACCTACATGAAAAGTACCATTACCCCAATTCTCTGCAATTTCCTGAATAGTTGTTAGATATTTAGCATTAACAGTTCCTCCTGGAATACGCATTTGTAGCATAAATTCGCCTGGAATTTTAGATTGACGATAACAATTAATTCTTACTTTTTTAATATCTATATCATGATTCATATACTCCACGCTCCTAATCTAATAATGTTTTAGCCTTTGTATAATTAAATACAGGACCCTCTAAACATACATAAGTTTCATCTATTCTACAATGTCCACATTTACCCACTGCACAAGACATTTTTCTCTCAAATGAAACCCATATTTTATCTTCTGGAATTCCTAGCTTTAGAAATTCTAAAGCTGTGAAATGCATCATTACTGGTGGACCAACTATAACAACCTCATAATTATTATAGAAGCTACTTAAATGTAATTTTTTAAGATGTGCTGTAACTAATCCCTTTTCCCAACCATCTTTTTCATCATTATCTAATGTATAAATTGTATTAAATTTATCTTTCCATTGTTCTAATTCATTTTTAAATAAAATTCCTTCTTCATTTTTAAATCCTAAAACTAAATTTAAACTTTCTACATATTCTGGTTCATTGTATAGTTTTTTAATCATACTTCTGACAGGAGCAACACCTGTTCCCCCAGCTACTATAACTAAATTTTTACCCTTAAACTTTTCTATTGGCCATCCCTTACCGTAAGCACCTCTTAGAAAAATCTCGTCTCCTGATTGTAAATTAAATATCTCATCAGTAATTTTTCCTACAGCTCTAATAGTAAAGTCTAAATATCCTGGTCCAAATCCACTAACTGATATAGGTGCTTCTCCAACCTTAGGAATAGATAATTGTAAAAATTGACCATGCTCTGGAACAATGTCAGTTGCAACTCTAAAGGTATATTCTTGTTTACTTTCTTTAGTTACACTAATGATTTCATATGCTTTTGGTGTTAATATATTATCACTCACTTATTTTCCCTCCACTATCTCTTCTACCGCCTTAGCTACTTTATTAATAGTTGCTGTTA from Clostridium septicum includes these protein-coding regions:
- the asrB gene encoding anaerobic sulfite reductase subunit AsrB: MSDNILTPKAYEIISVTKESKQEYTFRVATDIVPEHGQFLQLSIPKVGEAPISVSGFGPGYLDFTIRAVGKITDEIFNLQSGDEIFLRGAYGKGWPIEKFKGKNLVIVAGGTGVAPVRSMIKKLYNEPEYVESLNLVLGFKNEEGILFKNELEQWKDKFNTIYTLDNDEKDGWEKGLVTAHLKKLHLSSFYNNYEVVIVGPPVMMHFTALEFLKLGIPEDKIWVSFERKMSCAVGKCGHCRIDETYVCLEGPVFNYTKAKTLLD